In the genome of Paracoccus tegillarcae, one region contains:
- a CDS encoding 2Fe-2S iron-sulfur cluster-binding protein, whose translation MAKITYIEHNGTPHEVEVRNGMTVMEGARDNGIPGIEADCGGACACSTCHVYVDPAWVEKLPAKDPMEEDMLDFAYEPDPTRSRLTCQLKVSDALDGLVVQMPERQI comes from the coding sequence ATGGCCAAGATCACCTATATCGAGCATAACGGCACCCCCCACGAGGTCGAGGTCCGCAACGGCATGACCGTGATGGAGGGCGCGCGCGACAATGGCATTCCAGGCATCGAGGCAGATTGCGGCGGCGCCTGCGCCTGCTCGACCTGCCACGTTTATGTCGATCCCGCCTGGGTCGAAAAGCTGCCGGCCAAGGATCCGATGGAAGAGGACATGCTGGATTTCGCCTATGAGCCCGATCCCACGCGCTCTCGCCTTACCTGCCAGTTGAAAGTCTCTGATGCGTTGGACGGGCTGGTCGTGCAGATGCCCGAACGCCAGATCTGA
- the purU gene encoding formyltetrahydrofolate deformylase, with product MSELVLTVTCPSRRGIVAAISNFLAEHGCNITDSSQFDDMANGMFFMRVSFRSEKGADAEGLRAVFDAVAEPLQMDWAIHDPTVKMRVLLMVSNFGHCLNDLLYRWQIGALPIEIVGVVSNHLTYQKVVVNHDLPFFHVKVTPQNKPQAEARLLEIVDETGADLVVLARYMQVLSDALCQKMSGRIINIHHSFLPSFKGANPYKQAFERGVKLIGATAHYVTADLDEGPIIEQDTARVTHAQSSADYVTLGRDVEAQVLARAIHAHIHHRVFQNGNKTVVFPASPGGYASERMG from the coding sequence ATGTCCGAACTTGTCCTGACCGTCACCTGCCCCTCGCGTCGCGGTATCGTCGCTGCGATTTCGAACTTTCTGGCCGAACATGGCTGTAATATTACCGATTCGTCCCAGTTCGACGATATGGCCAACGGCATGTTCTTCATGCGCGTCAGCTTTCGTTCAGAGAAAGGTGCCGATGCAGAGGGTCTGCGCGCGGTCTTTGACGCGGTGGCAGAACCGTTGCAGATGGACTGGGCGATCCATGATCCGACCGTAAAGATGCGCGTTCTGCTGATGGTGTCGAATTTCGGGCATTGTCTCAACGATCTGCTCTATCGCTGGCAGATCGGTGCGTTGCCGATCGAGATCGTCGGCGTCGTCAGCAATCACCTGACCTATCAGAAAGTGGTCGTGAACCACGACCTGCCGTTTTTCCACGTCAAGGTGACGCCGCAGAACAAGCCGCAGGCCGAGGCGCGGTTGTTGGAAATCGTGGACGAAACCGGGGCCGATCTGGTCGTGTTGGCGCGCTATATGCAGGTCCTGTCAGATGCGCTGTGCCAAAAGATGTCGGGGCGAATCATCAATATCCACCATTCCTTCCTGCCCAGCTTCAAGGGTGCGAACCCTTACAAGCAAGCGTTCGAGCGTGGGGTGAAGCTGATCGGCGCGACGGCGCATTATGTCACGGCTGATCTGGATGAGGGACCGATCATCGAGCAGGACACCGCGCGTGTCACCCATGCCCAATCCTCGGCCGATTACGTGACATTGGGCCGCGATGTCGAAGCGCAGGTCTTGGCGCGCGCCATTCATGCCCATATCCATCACCGCGTCTTTCAGAACGGCAACAAGACGGTGGTTTTCCCTGCAAGTCCAGGTGGTTACGCGTCAGAACGGATGGGTTAA